The proteins below are encoded in one region of Winogradskyella helgolandensis:
- a CDS encoding toxin-antitoxin system YwqK family antitoxin, giving the protein MKKIAIMLVMLCVGFTYAQDKNQPKLEKKGDLTVATYFYDNGEVQQTGAFNADGKLQGEWTSFDVEGNKLAVATYNAGKKVGKWFFWEGHSLKEVDYKDNTIVSVVEWSNDRTIVSRD; this is encoded by the coding sequence ATGAAAAAGATAGCCATAATGTTAGTAATGCTATGTGTAGGATTCACTTATGCTCAAGACAAGAATCAACCAAAATTAGAAAAGAAAGGTGATTTAACGGTTGCTACTTATTTCTATGATAATGGTGAAGTTCAACAAACTGGTGCTTTTAATGCCGATGGAAAGTTACAAGGAGAGTGGACTAGTTTTGATGTAGAAGGAAATAAATTAGCCGTGGCAACTTATAATGCTGGAAAAAAAGTTGGAAAATGGTTCTTCTGGGAAGGACATTCTTTAAAAGAAGTAGATTATAAAGATAATACTATTGTTAGTGTTGTAGAATGGTCTAATGATAGAACCATAGTCTCTAGAGATTAA
- a CDS encoding TonB-dependent receptor — MIKSISLFFAILLSFSFVSAQQTGTVTGKIFDGEFNDVLPFANVIIQNTATGTTTDFDGEYKLTLDEGTYTLVFSFVGYETKAITDVKIEANKVVELNVTLNPSSSALSEVVITTSARRNTEESVLNLQRNSAVLLDGLSIESIKKAGASDIASAIKSVPGVSVQGGKFVYVRGLGDRYTKSILNGMDIPGLDPDKNTVQMDVFPTNILENIIVIKSGSADLPADFTGGVVDIITKDFPSQKAMSFSLSTSYNPDMTFNSNYVTYDGSGTDFLGFDGGDRDLPISPTSTVPNPASSNNSSLEDITRSFNSTLAAERETSLPNFSFGFNYGNQFNVGENRLGLIASINYKNETLFYEGFENGVYQKNEDRSVNALRFDRRQIGDLGENNVLLSGLVGLSYKTDNSKYNFNVLHIQSGESRAALFRQNTEISNDIDVDKDNLEYTQRSLTNFLIGGQHNDIENDFVTEWKVSPSFSRVYDKDVRLTTFILNNDGSTSISSDAGFPQRLWRDLEEFNATAKVDFTKKYDLFDNQAALKFGALASYKQRNYDIYKYEVAFRDISTSGFNGDPNAILDPSNIWTPETNSGSYIRGNFEPANSYESTQNTVAAYVSNEFKITDKLKSIVGVRAEYFTTLFTGQNNNGTEMYDNEKTIEELDLFPSANFIYEANEKSNIRLSYFRTVARPSFKESSVVQISDLLTGLIFLGNIDLQPSYINNFDARYEFFGEKAQMFAVSAFYKRFKDPIELVAYSYVAPNQFTPRNSPEAQVLGLEFEGRKNFNFISESLADLSLNVNVSIIQSEIEMAKGEGQEYESRLQFARDGETIDDTRELQGQSPFLVNVGLNYNNTDSGFETGVFYNVQGKTLEVVGFGQNPDVYTQSFNSLNFNLSKSFGKDNRSKLSLKVDNILNDDRLSQYESYGDVSADFSSRNPGTTFSLGYSMSL, encoded by the coding sequence ATGATTAAATCGATATCTCTATTTTTTGCAATTTTATTATCCTTTTCCTTTGTATCGGCACAACAAACAGGAACTGTTACAGGTAAAATCTTTGACGGTGAGTTTAACGATGTACTTCCTTTTGCAAATGTTATAATTCAAAATACCGCTACAGGTACGACCACTGATTTTGATGGTGAATATAAATTAACTTTAGATGAAGGCACCTATACCTTAGTATTTTCATTTGTTGGTTATGAAACCAAAGCTATTACCGATGTGAAAATTGAGGCCAATAAAGTGGTAGAACTCAATGTGACGTTAAATCCATCGTCTTCTGCTTTAAGTGAAGTTGTAATTACAACTTCAGCACGCAGAAACACGGAAGAGTCCGTATTAAATCTTCAACGTAACTCTGCTGTTTTACTTGATGGTCTTTCTATTGAAAGCATAAAGAAAGCCGGAGCTAGTGATATTGCTTCTGCTATAAAAAGTGTACCAGGTGTTTCTGTCCAAGGAGGTAAATTTGTTTACGTAAGAGGTTTAGGAGATCGATACACAAAATCAATTTTAAACGGTATGGATATCCCAGGACTTGATCCAGATAAAAACACTGTTCAGATGGATGTTTTTCCGACAAACATTTTAGAAAACATAATTGTCATAAAATCAGGATCTGCAGATTTACCTGCTGATTTTACAGGTGGTGTTGTAGATATTATCACTAAAGATTTTCCATCGCAAAAAGCCATGAGCTTTTCACTTTCTACAAGCTACAATCCTGATATGACATTTAATTCTAATTATGTGACTTATGACGGTAGCGGAACAGATTTTCTAGGTTTTGATGGAGGAGATAGAGATTTACCAATTTCACCTACTAGCACAGTTCCAAATCCTGCATCGAGTAACAACTCTAGTTTAGAAGACATCACACGTTCGTTTAATAGTACCTTAGCTGCAGAGCGCGAAACGAGCTTACCAAACTTCAGCTTTGGTTTTAATTATGGTAACCAATTTAATGTTGGGGAGAATCGATTAGGTTTAATTGCCTCAATAAATTATAAAAATGAAACTCTTTTTTATGAAGGTTTTGAAAATGGGGTTTACCAAAAAAATGAAGACCGCAGTGTAAATGCTTTACGATTTGACAGAAGACAAATTGGTGATTTAGGAGAAAACAATGTTTTATTAAGCGGATTAGTAGGTTTATCTTATAAAACGGACAACTCTAAATATAACTTTAATGTCTTACACATACAAAGTGGGGAAAGCAGAGCTGCCTTATTTAGACAAAATACAGAAATATCTAATGATATTGATGTTGATAAAGATAACTTAGAATATACACAACGTTCTTTAACCAACTTTTTAATTGGTGGTCAGCATAACGATATAGAAAATGATTTTGTTACAGAATGGAAGGTATCACCAAGCTTTAGCCGTGTTTATGATAAAGATGTGAGATTAACCACTTTTATCTTAAACAACGATGGCTCTACAAGTATTAGTTCTGATGCAGGATTTCCACAACGTTTATGGAGAGACTTAGAAGAATTTAATGCCACTGCAAAGGTAGATTTCACAAAGAAGTATGATTTATTTGATAACCAAGCTGCGCTTAAATTTGGTGCTTTAGCGAGTTACAAACAACGTAATTATGACATTTATAAATATGAAGTTGCCTTTAGAGATATAAGCACCTCAGGTTTTAACGGAGATCCTAATGCGATTTTAGATCCAAGTAATATCTGGACCCCTGAAACCAATTCGGGTTCTTACATTCGTGGAAACTTTGAACCAGCTAACTCTTATGAGTCTACACAAAATACAGTAGCAGCTTATGTTTCAAATGAATTTAAAATAACAGATAAATTAAAATCTATCGTTGGTGTCCGTGCAGAATATTTCACAACACTATTTACAGGACAAAACAACAATGGTACTGAGATGTATGATAATGAAAAAACCATTGAAGAATTAGATTTATTCCCATCGGCAAACTTCATCTATGAAGCTAACGAAAAATCTAATATTCGTTTATCGTATTTCCGTACTGTAGCAAGACCTAGTTTTAAAGAATCGTCTGTGGTACAAATTTCAGATTTATTAACTGGACTTATATTTTTAGGTAATATTGATTTACAACCATCATACATCAACAACTTTGATGCACGATATGAATTTTTCGGTGAGAAGGCTCAAATGTTTGCGGTAAGTGCATTTTACAAAAGATTTAAAGACCCTATAGAGTTAGTAGCCTATTCTTATGTAGCACCAAATCAATTTACACCAAGAAACTCACCAGAAGCACAAGTATTAGGTTTAGAGTTTGAAGGTCGTAAAAACTTTAACTTTATTTCAGAATCTTTAGCAGACTTAAGTTTAAATGTCAACGTTTCAATTATTCAATCTGAAATTGAAATGGCCAAAGGTGAAGGGCAAGAGTATGAATCTAGACTACAGTTTGCAAGAGATGGAGAGACTATAGATGACACACGTGAGTTACAAGGGCAATCACCATTTTTAGTAAATGTTGGTCTTAACTACAATAATACAGACTCAGGATTTGAAACGGGTGTTTTCTATAATGTTCAAGGAAAAACGTTAGAAGTTGTCGGTTTTGGTCAAAACCCTGATGTGTATACACAATCTTTCAATAGTTTAAATTTTAATCTATCTAAAAGCTTCGGTAAAGACAACCGCTCTAAACTAAGTTTAAAAGTGGATAATATTCTTAACGACGATAGATTAAGCCAATATGAATCTTATGGAGATGTTAGCGCTGACTTTTCATCAAGAAATCCAGGCACAACGTTTAGCTTAGGCTATAGCATGAGCTTATAA
- a CDS encoding deoxyguanosinetriphosphate triphosphohydrolase, protein MNWEQLLSLKRFGDTNKRLRKEQDETRLGFEVDYDRIIFSSEFRGLQDKTQVVPLSKTDFVHTRLTHSLEVSVVGRSLGRKVGQLLLKKHPQLENVHGYKMNDFGAIVAAAALAHDIGNPPFGHSGEKAIGAYFKEGSGADFKKHLTEKEYQDLCDFEGNANGFKILTESREGREGGLRLSYATLGAFTKYSKESLPKKPTNHIVDKKYGFFQSEKLMFETIASELGLAKRSDEYVSYQRHPLAFLVEAADDICYTIIDFEDGINLGLIEEEYALEYLINLVRGSIKTENYHALKTTEDRVSYLRALAIGRLIDEAATLFMKHEEDILAGKFETALLDVSQYKAQIKDIINISIKNVYRSKEVINKEIAGYKILNQLLESFGEMAHHYFEDKMSNYDELLYSILPETVKLNNESLYNNLLAVCLYISKLSDTNAMLLHKKLQGQIL, encoded by the coding sequence ATGAACTGGGAACAATTACTCTCCTTAAAGCGCTTTGGAGACACCAATAAAAGATTAAGAAAAGAACAAGATGAAACCCGTTTGGGGTTTGAGGTTGATTATGACCGAATTATATTCTCTTCAGAATTTAGAGGCCTTCAAGATAAAACACAAGTGGTGCCGTTATCAAAAACCGATTTTGTGCATACACGCCTAACGCATAGTTTAGAAGTCAGTGTTGTGGGCCGTTCTCTAGGTCGTAAAGTTGGACAGTTATTATTAAAGAAACATCCGCAATTAGAAAATGTTCATGGTTATAAGATGAATGATTTTGGTGCCATTGTTGCTGCTGCGGCTTTAGCACACGATATTGGAAACCCACCTTTTGGTCATTCTGGTGAAAAAGCCATTGGTGCTTATTTTAAAGAGGGGAGTGGTGCTGACTTTAAAAAGCACTTAACCGAAAAAGAATATCAAGATTTATGTGATTTTGAAGGTAATGCTAATGGATTTAAAATATTAACAGAAAGTCGTGAAGGAAGAGAAGGTGGCTTAAGATTAAGTTATGCGACTCTAGGAGCATTTACGAAATACTCAAAAGAATCATTACCTAAAAAGCCAACGAATCATATAGTAGATAAAAAATATGGGTTCTTTCAAAGTGAAAAATTAATGTTCGAAACTATAGCTTCTGAGTTAGGTTTGGCGAAACGAAGTGATGAGTATGTAAGCTATCAGAGGCATCCCTTAGCATTTTTAGTAGAAGCCGCAGATGATATTTGCTATACTATTATTGATTTTGAAGATGGTATAAACTTAGGACTGATTGAAGAAGAGTATGCTTTAGAGTATTTAATTAATTTGGTTAGAGGCTCTATTAAAACGGAGAATTATCATGCCTTAAAAACAACTGAAGATCGCGTAAGCTATTTACGAGCGTTAGCCATTGGACGCTTAATAGATGAAGCAGCTACTCTATTTATGAAACATGAAGAAGATATTTTAGCAGGTAAATTTGAAACGGCTTTGTTAGATGTAAGTCAGTATAAAGCGCAAATCAAGGATATTATTAATATCAGTATCAAAAATGTGTACCGTTCTAAGGAGGTTATAAATAAAGAGATTGCTGGTTATAAAATTTTGAATCAATTATTAGAATCATTTGGAGAAATGGCACATCATTATTTTGAAGATAAGATGTCTAATTATGATGAGTTGTTATACAGTATATTGCCAGAGACCGTAAAACTCAATAACGAATCGTTGTACAATAATCTATTAGCTGTATGTCTCTATATATCAAAGTTATCGGATACAAATGCGATGTTATTGCACAAAAAACTTCAAGGCCAAATATTATAA
- a CDS encoding 1-deoxy-D-xylulose-5-phosphate synthase has protein sequence MKNKFLKHINLPKDLRHLQPEDLPQLAQELRHFIINIVATKEGHLGASLGVVELTIALHYIFNTPEDQLIWDVGHQAYGHKILTGRKDVFDTNRQLGGISGFPKRSESAYDAFGVGHSSTSISAALGMAIASQLKGEDKHHIAVIGDASIASGMAFEGLNHAGVTDTNLLVILNDNAIGIDPSVGALKQYLTNVKKGTEKQDNIFEALNFNYSGPIDGHDFAVLLSELKRLKTVKGPKFLHIITTKGKGLKQAELDQVKYHAPGKFDAKTGDIPVKSDVILPPKFQDVFGETIVELALKNDKIVGITPAMPTGSSLKYMMETIPDRAFDVGIAEQHAVTMAAGMATQGLIPFCNIYSTFLQRAYDQVIHDVALQNLPVIFCLDRAGLVGEDGATHHGVFDLAYLNCIPNLVIFSPRDAIALRNMMYTVQLGIDYPIAIRYPRGRGHLLDWKKPFEVIEIGKGLCLKEGNQIAILSIGTIAKTIEDVILSSDHKEAISHYDMQFVKPLDERLLHEVFKTHDAIITIENGTIVGGFGSTVLAFANRHNYKQKITTLGIDDEFIEHGTTDQLMQLQKLDAPSIKKEVEDLFFVLNNS, from the coding sequence GTGAAAAATAAGTTTTTAAAACATATCAATCTACCAAAAGATTTACGCCATCTCCAGCCTGAAGACTTACCTCAACTTGCCCAAGAGTTGCGACACTTTATTATTAATATCGTCGCTACCAAAGAAGGACATTTAGGAGCTAGTTTGGGAGTGGTAGAATTAACTATTGCTTTGCATTATATTTTTAACACACCAGAAGATCAACTTATTTGGGATGTTGGACACCAAGCTTATGGACATAAGATACTAACAGGCAGAAAAGACGTTTTTGATACCAATAGACAACTAGGAGGCATTAGTGGTTTCCCAAAACGAAGTGAAAGCGCGTATGATGCTTTTGGTGTTGGGCATTCATCTACCTCAATTTCGGCAGCTTTAGGAATGGCAATTGCCTCGCAACTAAAAGGTGAAGACAAACACCATATTGCTGTGATTGGTGATGCCTCTATTGCTAGCGGCATGGCTTTTGAAGGCTTAAACCATGCTGGAGTTACCGACACCAATCTATTAGTCATTCTCAACGATAATGCCATTGGCATCGACCCAAGTGTTGGAGCCTTAAAACAATACTTAACGAACGTAAAAAAAGGTACCGAGAAACAAGACAATATTTTTGAAGCCTTAAACTTTAATTATTCTGGTCCTATTGATGGTCATGATTTTGCTGTATTACTGTCAGAATTAAAACGATTAAAGACTGTAAAAGGACCTAAGTTTTTACATATTATCACCACAAAAGGCAAAGGTTTAAAACAAGCCGAATTAGACCAAGTAAAATATCATGCTCCAGGTAAATTTGATGCCAAAACTGGTGATATTCCTGTAAAATCAGATGTAATATTGCCTCCTAAATTTCAAGATGTATTTGGTGAGACAATCGTAGAACTGGCTTTAAAGAACGATAAAATTGTAGGTATTACTCCAGCTATGCCAACCGGAAGTTCCTTAAAATATATGATGGAAACTATTCCAGATCGTGCTTTTGATGTTGGTATTGCAGAACAACATGCGGTTACAATGGCTGCAGGTATGGCGACGCAAGGTCTCATTCCGTTTTGTAATATCTATTCCACATTCTTACAACGTGCTTACGACCAAGTGATTCATGATGTAGCTTTACAAAATTTACCGGTTATTTTTTGTTTGGATCGTGCAGGATTAGTAGGTGAAGATGGTGCAACCCATCACGGAGTTTTTGATTTGGCCTATTTAAATTGTATACCTAATCTTGTGATTTTTTCACCAAGAGATGCTATAGCACTTAGAAATATGATGTACACCGTTCAATTAGGAATTGATTACCCAATTGCTATTCGTTATCCAAGAGGACGAGGACACTTATTAGATTGGAAAAAACCATTTGAAGTTATTGAAATAGGAAAAGGCTTATGTCTAAAAGAAGGAAACCAAATTGCTATTCTCTCCATAGGAACTATTGCTAAAACAATTGAAGACGTTATTTTATCTTCTGACCATAAAGAGGCCATTAGTCACTATGATATGCAATTTGTAAAACCTTTAGACGAACGTTTATTGCATGAGGTGTTTAAAACCCATGACGCTATAATTACCATTGAAAATGGAACCATAGTTGGTGGTTTTGGTAGTACTGTTCTAGCATTTGCTAATAGACATAATTATAAACAAAAAATCACAACCTTAGGCATTGATGATGAGTTCATTGAACATGGTACCACAGACCAATTAATGCAATTACAGAAATTGGATGCACCATCTATTAAAAAAGAAGTTGAAGATTTATTCTTCGTTCTCAACAATAGCTAA
- a CDS encoding energy transducer TonB: MKPHYSISIPKPCHEDWSKMTRNEQGRFCQSCSKSVIDFTQMPQQGIQDYLAINTGEKICGRFKVSQLKQIRIEIPEQVLQQQRSFHKLFLLALLITMGTSLLNCSDQNGRTKKIDAVEVISTLEAKSMQTTEITASKVNTDTSKTITSPSPNAPVTVHNAPIPDIMGDVVEVIDVVGLIEPPEPNEDIVFGHIIEDVAEFKHTPDSLSKLEKREYLSKNISKIITNNFNIEIAEKLGLKGKQRIFTQFKIDENGDVNDIKIRKASHPVLEKEAIRVIKLLPKFKPAKQRNHNVAAIYSIPIVILIED; encoded by the coding sequence ATGAAACCACACTACTCCATTTCAATTCCAAAACCATGCCACGAAGACTGGTCTAAGATGACACGGAATGAGCAAGGACGCTTTTGTCAATCGTGCTCAAAATCAGTTATCGATTTTACACAAATGCCACAACAAGGGATTCAAGATTATTTGGCCATAAATACCGGTGAGAAAATTTGTGGGCGTTTTAAGGTGTCCCAATTAAAACAAATTCGCATTGAGATTCCGGAACAAGTTCTTCAACAACAACGAAGTTTTCATAAGTTATTTCTTTTAGCCTTGTTGATTACTATGGGAACTTCTCTATTAAATTGTTCTGATCAAAATGGTCGAACTAAGAAAATTGATGCTGTTGAAGTGATTTCCACGCTTGAAGCAAAATCAATGCAAACCACAGAGATTACAGCTTCTAAGGTTAATACTGATACTTCTAAAACGATAACTAGCCCTTCACCAAATGCTCCAGTTACCGTTCACAACGCCCCAATTCCCGATATTATGGGAGATGTTGTTGAAGTGATTGATGTAGTTGGACTTATTGAACCTCCGGAACCAAATGAGGACATCGTTTTTGGACATATAATTGAAGACGTTGCAGAATTTAAACATACGCCTGACTCTTTATCTAAATTAGAAAAAAGAGAATACCTCTCTAAAAACATTTCAAAAATCATTACCAATAATTTTAATATCGAAATTGCTGAAAAACTTGGTCTAAAAGGAAAACAACGCATTTTTACACAGTTTAAAATAGATGAAAATGGAGACGTAAATGATATCAAAATAAGAAAAGCGTCTCATCCTGTATTAGAGAAAGAAGCCATAAGAGTGATTAAACTTCTACCCAAATTTAAACCTGCAAAGCAACGCAACCATAATGTGGCCGCTATTTATTCTATACCAATAGTCATTTTAATCGAAGACTAA
- a CDS encoding nucleoside deaminase, with protein sequence MINPFDDTYFMKKALQEAEAAFEKGEIPVGAVVVVEDRVIARTHNLTELLNDVTAHAEMQAITSAANFLGGKYLNKCTLYVTLEPCQMCAGALYWSQISKIVYGASDEQRGYKTMGTQLHPKTEVVGGILAEEASALMKRFFIEKRNLN encoded by the coding sequence ATGATAAACCCATTTGACGATACTTACTTTATGAAAAAAGCCCTTCAGGAAGCTGAGGCTGCTTTTGAAAAAGGTGAAATTCCGGTTGGCGCGGTAGTTGTAGTAGAAGATAGAGTTATTGCAAGGACACATAACCTCACCGAATTATTAAATGACGTCACGGCACATGCTGAAATGCAAGCCATTACCTCTGCAGCGAATTTTTTAGGCGGTAAATATTTGAATAAATGTACGCTTTACGTCACCTTAGAACCTTGCCAAATGTGTGCTGGAGCTTTGTATTGGAGTCAGATTTCTAAAATAGTTTATGGAGCTTCAGATGAACAAAGAGGTTATAAAACTATGGGAACGCAATTGCATCCTAAAACGGAAGTGGTTGGAGGCATTTTAGCAGAGGAAGCTTCAGCATTAATGAAACGCTTTTTTATTGAAAAGCGTAATTTGAACTAA
- a CDS encoding protease complex subunit PrcB family protein produces MKTQSLIVLFLVFVMSCKSNQNNVEMKTVKSVLIAKGNLHGAGSEGFTKENSVIDNQSDWESLMARMNKVNNVSESFTETKIDFSKYAIIAVFNDVKGSGGHSIELNISTTSENTLVTVKYISPSGNATSVMTQPYYITKIPKQNLPIVFE; encoded by the coding sequence ATGAAAACACAAAGCTTAATAGTATTGTTCTTAGTATTTGTTATGAGTTGTAAAAGCAATCAAAATAATGTTGAAATGAAGACTGTGAAATCTGTTTTAATTGCAAAAGGCAATTTGCATGGTGCGGGTTCGGAAGGGTTTACCAAAGAAAATAGTGTTATAGATAATCAAAGCGATTGGGAAAGTTTAATGGCTCGAATGAATAAAGTGAACAATGTTTCAGAGAGTTTTACTGAAACGAAAATTGATTTTTCAAAATATGCCATCATCGCAGTATTTAATGATGTAAAAGGCAGTGGTGGTCATAGTATTGAATTAAATATATCTACAACTTCAGAAAACACATTAGTTACTGTTAAGTATATAAGCCCTTCAGGAAATGCGACGAGTGTAATGACGCAACCTTATTATATTACTAAAATTCCAAAGCAAAACTTACCAATAGTTTTTGAGTAA
- a CDS encoding cold-shock protein: MTGTVKFFNDSKGFGFITNEETGKDIFVHVSNLNGVELREGDTVEYDEEEGRKGLVAANVQVL, translated from the coding sequence ATGACTGGAACAGTTAAATTTTTTAATGATTCAAAAGGATTTGGATTCATTACCAACGAAGAAACAGGAAAAGACATCTTCGTACATGTATCAAACCTTAATGGCGTAGAATTACGCGAAGGTGACACAGTAGAGTACGACGAAGAAGAAGGAAGAAAAGGATTAGTAGCTGCCAATGTGCAGGTATTATAA
- a CDS encoding chloride channel protein — protein sequence MPIKNIIRQMLLLRYRYISQKNFVYLLSVAVGLLTGIAAVTLKNFTYTIQSILERGIVFSHNQLYFVLPVIGLFLVFVLTKYMFKKGMTPSIPPFIKRAIPSLLYSLLRQKGLLSYKLIYHPLILAPLTVGFGGSVGLLGPAITSGSALSSNLSRILHVDKKTRTLLIACATAAAVASMFKSPIAAIVLAVEIFSLDLTFASLLPLLIASISSVLTSYFFLGDELLFNFNVTEKFNPRDTAFYMILGLGTGIASIYFTKMYFAIYAFFDRFKTKFTKLLVGGIAIGIMLYFIPPLYGEGLSFTKDLFEGNYLHALGSNPFDKYTDNIWVIIVLLIGFTVFKAIAMTTTFTAGGVGGVIVPTMVMGSALGNVVAKIINNIGLGHQVSESNFTLIGMAGLIAGVIHAPLTAIFLIAEITGGYILFLPLMITVAISYMITKNYMEHTIYTRELAERGDLLTHDKDQSVLTMMHLDSVIEKDFIPLHPEMSLGDMLKKGVSKSSRNLFPVVDGYQRLVGIILLDDIRTIMFDQSLYESTSVETFMHNPPDFIYYEKDTMKAVMKKFQDSGAWNLPVIKDDCYYGFVSKSKLLTAYRNELINFTS from the coding sequence ATGCCAATAAAAAACATCATAAGACAAATGCTTCTTTTGCGATATAGATATATATCGCAAAAAAACTTTGTTTATTTATTAAGTGTTGCTGTTGGACTATTAACTGGTATTGCTGCTGTAACTCTAAAAAACTTTACTTACACAATTCAATCTATCTTAGAAAGAGGAATTGTTTTTTCTCATAACCAGCTTTATTTTGTGTTACCTGTAATTGGCTTATTCTTGGTCTTCGTTTTAACTAAGTATATGTTTAAAAAAGGAATGACACCGTCTATTCCTCCTTTTATAAAACGTGCCATACCTTCACTACTCTATTCTTTACTAAGGCAAAAAGGACTTTTGTCTTACAAACTTATTTATCATCCATTAATATTGGCTCCTTTAACTGTTGGTTTTGGTGGATCCGTCGGATTATTAGGACCCGCAATTACATCTGGCTCTGCATTAAGTTCAAATTTAAGTCGGATTTTACATGTCGATAAGAAAACACGTACGCTGCTCATTGCTTGTGCAACTGCTGCTGCTGTGGCTTCCATGTTTAAATCACCTATCGCAGCTATTGTATTGGCTGTAGAAATTTTTAGTTTAGACCTTACATTTGCCTCTTTATTACCGCTATTAATTGCCTCTATATCATCTGTTTTAACCTCTTATTTTTTCTTAGGAGATGAATTACTTTTTAATTTTAATGTTACGGAAAAATTCAATCCAAGAGATACAGCATTCTATATGATTTTAGGATTAGGAACTGGTATAGCATCCATTTACTTCACTAAAATGTATTTCGCTATTTATGCTTTTTTCGACCGATTTAAAACAAAATTTACAAAACTTCTAGTAGGTGGTATTGCTATTGGTATCATGCTTTATTTCATTCCACCGTTATATGGTGAAGGTTTAAGTTTTACTAAAGATTTGTTTGAAGGCAACTATCTACATGCATTAGGTTCTAATCCGTTTGACAAATACACCGATAACATTTGGGTCATTATTGTATTGCTCATCGGTTTCACCGTATTTAAAGCCATTGCAATGACTACTACGTTTACTGCTGGAGGTGTTGGAGGAGTTATTGTACCGACCATGGTAATGGGAAGTGCGTTAGGAAATGTGGTCGCTAAAATAATAAACAATATTGGACTTGGGCATCAAGTATCAGAATCCAATTTTACATTGATTGGTATGGCAGGATTGATTGCAGGAGTTATTCATGCACCTTTAACAGCTATATTTTTAATTGCCGAAATTACAGGAGGTTACATTTTATTTTTACCTTTAATGATAACCGTAGCGATTTCATATATGATAACAAAAAATTATATGGAACACACTATTTATACTCGTGAATTAGCAGAGCGAGGAGATCTTTTAACCCATGATAAAGATCAGAGTGTCCTTACCATGATGCATCTAGATAGTGTTATTGAAAAAGATTTTATTCCTCTACACCCAGAAATGTCTTTAGGAGATATGCTAAAAAAAGGAGTATCAAAATCGAGTCGAAATTTGTTCCCTGTGGTGGATGGTTACCAACGCCTAGTTGGAATTATTCTTCTAGACGATATAAGAACTATAATGTTTGATCAATCGCTTTACGAATCTACTTCTGTTGAAACGTTTATGCACAATCCACCAGATTTTATTTATTATGAAAAAGACACAATGAAAGCTGTGATGAAGAAATTTCAAGATAGTGGAGCATGGAATTTACCTGTAATAAAAGATGATTGTTATTATGGGTTTGTCTCAAAATCTAAATTATTAACCGCTTATCGTAACGAATTAATTAATTTTACATCCTAA